From Delphinus delphis chromosome X, mDelDel1.2, whole genome shotgun sequence, a single genomic window includes:
- the LOC132418682 gene encoding WD repeat-containing protein 13-like, which produces MTAQDWPTVRPPLGLRLPPTRSLPPLRVVDNEGTLQLKRSFPIEQSSHPVRSIFCPLMSFRQGACVVTGSEDMCVHFFDVERAAKAAVNKLQGHSAPVLDVSFNCDESLLASSDASGMVIVWRREQK; this is translated from the exons ATGACGG CACAAGACTGGCCCACCGTTCGTCCCCCTCTGGGGCTGAGGCTGCCCCCGACCcgctctcttcctcctctcaggGTGGTGGACAATGAGGGGACCCTGCAGCTGAAGAGAAGCTTCCCCATTGAGCAGAGCTCGCACCCCGTACGCAGCATTTTCTGCCCCCTCATGTCCTTCCGCCAGGGGGCCTGTGTGG TGACGGGCAGCGAGGACATGTGCGTGCATTTCTTTGATGTGGAGCGGGCAGCCAAGGCCGCCGTCAACAAGCTGCAGGGCCACAGTGCGCCCGTGCTGGATGTCAGCTTCAACTGCGATGAGAGCCTGCTGGCTTCCAGCGACGCTAGCGGCATGGTCATCGTCTGGAGGCGGGAGCAGAAGTAG